A part of Bacillus thuringiensis genomic DNA contains:
- the fdhF gene encoding formate dehydrogenase subunit alpha, which translates to MNNNMVHITIDGKKYTAEPGSTILGVINENGIEHPQICYVPEVDPIQTCDTCIVEVDGKLVRSCSAVVTEGMNIERNSAHAKEAQTEAMDRLLENHLLYCTVCDNNNGNCKLHNTAELMEIEHQKYPYEPKVDASEVDMTHPFYRYDPNQCIACGQCVEVCQNLQVNETLSIDWEAERPRVIWDEGVNINDSSCVSCGQCVTICPCNALMEKTMLGEAGFMTGLKQDILEPMVDLIKEVEPGYSGIFAVSEVEAAMRDTRTKKTKTVCTFCGVGCSFEVWTKGRKILKVQPSSDAPVNAISTCVKGKFGWDFVNSKERITKPLIRKNGTFVESTWEEALNVVASKLGSIKEEYGKDAIGFISSSKITNEDNYVIQKLARQVFETNNIDNCSRYCQSPATDGLFRTIGMGGDAGTIKDIAKSGLVIIVGCNPTEGHPVLATRIKRAHKLHGQKLIVADLRRTEMAERSDVFISPKQGTDQVWLMAVTKYMIDQGWHDQRFIDENVNFFEDFKESLAEYTLEYAEEMTGISKETLIQMAEMIRDADGTCILWGMGVTQNTGGSDTSAAISNLLLATGNYRRPGAGAYPLRGHNNVQGACDMGTLPGWLPGYQHVTNDMERTKFEMAYGVKINSEPGLNNIEMLHAIDEGKMKAMYLVGEDMALVDSNANHVHEVLSSLDFFVVQDVFLSKTAQYADVVLPAAPSLEKEGTFTNTERRVQRLYQVLPTLGDAKPDWWIVQEIANKLGANWNYSHPSEIFAEMASLSPLFSQANYEVLEGWNSFHWGSFDGTNTPLLFQDGFNFPDKRARFAIADWVRPAEFPAEFDLHINNGRMLEHFHEGNMTNKSTGIQTKVPGVFVEISPELAKERGVKTGSLVRLVSPFGALKLRALVTDRVKANELYLPMNSTDNETAINFLTGPAVDARTNTPAYKQTKVRMEVLEVDGENPMPKANPRNKKRHPQAGIEVHRKWARPGYVHLTDK; encoded by the coding sequence ATGAATAACAACATGGTTCATATTACAATTGACGGAAAAAAGTATACAGCGGAGCCTGGTTCAACGATATTGGGTGTTATTAATGAGAACGGGATTGAACATCCGCAAATTTGTTACGTGCCAGAAGTAGATCCTATTCAAACATGTGACACTTGTATTGTAGAGGTTGACGGAAAGTTAGTGCGCTCTTGTTCGGCAGTAGTGACAGAAGGGATGAACATTGAACGTAATTCTGCTCATGCCAAAGAAGCACAAACAGAGGCAATGGATCGGTTACTAGAAAATCATTTATTATACTGTACAGTATGTGACAACAACAATGGGAACTGTAAACTGCATAATACAGCAGAATTAATGGAGATTGAACATCAAAAATATCCTTATGAACCGAAAGTAGATGCAAGTGAAGTTGATATGACGCATCCGTTTTATCGCTACGATCCTAATCAATGTATTGCATGCGGTCAATGTGTTGAGGTATGTCAAAACTTACAAGTAAATGAAACGTTATCAATAGACTGGGAAGCGGAACGCCCACGAGTTATTTGGGATGAAGGAGTAAATATTAATGATTCTTCATGCGTGAGCTGTGGTCAATGTGTAACCATTTGTCCTTGTAATGCTTTAATGGAGAAAACGATGCTCGGTGAAGCTGGATTTATGACGGGATTAAAACAAGATATTCTTGAACCGATGGTAGATTTAATTAAAGAAGTTGAGCCTGGATATAGCGGCATTTTTGCGGTATCAGAAGTGGAAGCGGCCATGCGTGATACTCGTACGAAGAAAACAAAAACAGTTTGTACATTTTGTGGTGTAGGTTGTTCATTTGAAGTGTGGACGAAAGGGCGTAAAATTCTTAAAGTACAGCCTTCTTCTGATGCGCCAGTTAACGCAATTTCTACTTGTGTAAAAGGAAAATTCGGTTGGGATTTCGTAAATTCTAAAGAAAGAATTACAAAACCCTTAATTCGTAAAAATGGAACGTTTGTTGAATCTACATGGGAAGAAGCACTAAATGTAGTTGCAAGTAAATTAGGGTCTATTAAAGAAGAATACGGTAAAGATGCTATCGGTTTTATTTCTTCATCTAAAATTACGAATGAAGACAATTATGTAATTCAGAAATTAGCTCGACAAGTATTTGAAACGAATAATATTGATAACTGCTCACGTTATTGTCAATCGCCAGCGACAGACGGATTATTCCGTACAATTGGTATGGGCGGAGATGCTGGAACGATTAAAGATATCGCAAAATCTGGTCTTGTTATTATTGTAGGTTGTAATCCGACAGAAGGTCATCCTGTTTTAGCTACACGTATTAAACGTGCGCATAAATTACACGGACAAAAATTAATTGTGGCTGATCTTCGGAGAACAGAAATGGCAGAGCGTTCAGACGTCTTTATTAGTCCAAAACAAGGAACAGATCAAGTATGGTTAATGGCTGTTACGAAATATATGATTGATCAAGGCTGGCACGATCAACGATTTATTGATGAGAATGTAAACTTCTTTGAAGATTTCAAAGAGAGTCTTGCAGAATATACACTTGAATATGCAGAAGAAATGACTGGTATTTCAAAAGAAACACTTATTCAAATGGCTGAAATGATTCGTGATGCAGATGGTACATGTATCCTTTGGGGTATGGGAGTAACGCAAAATACAGGTGGATCTGATACTTCCGCTGCGATTTCAAACTTACTGCTTGCAACAGGTAATTATCGTCGTCCAGGTGCTGGTGCATATCCACTTCGAGGTCATAATAACGTACAAGGTGCTTGTGATATGGGTACTTTACCAGGATGGCTTCCTGGATATCAGCACGTTACTAACGATATGGAACGTACGAAATTTGAAATGGCTTACGGAGTAAAAATTAATAGTGAACCAGGTCTTAATAATATTGAAATGCTTCACGCAATTGATGAAGGGAAAATGAAAGCCATGTATCTTGTCGGAGAGGATATGGCTCTTGTAGACTCTAATGCGAACCACGTACATGAAGTGTTATCAAGCCTTGATTTCTTCGTTGTACAAGACGTTTTCTTATCTAAAACTGCTCAATATGCAGATGTTGTATTACCGGCAGCACCGTCTCTTGAGAAAGAAGGTACTTTCACAAATACAGAGCGCCGTGTACAAAGATTGTATCAAGTTCTTCCTACGCTTGGAGATGCGAAGCCAGATTGGTGGATTGTGCAGGAGATTGCGAATAAATTAGGTGCAAACTGGAATTATAGCCATCCAAGTGAAATTTTTGCTGAAATGGCAAGTTTATCACCACTATTCTCACAAGCAAACTATGAAGTACTTGAAGGGTGGAATAGTTTCCATTGGGGAAGTTTTGATGGAACGAATACACCACTTCTGTTCCAAGATGGATTTAACTTCCCAGATAAAAGAGCTCGTTTTGCGATTGCTGACTGGGTACGTCCAGCTGAATTCCCAGCGGAGTTCGATCTTCACATTAATAACGGTCGTATGCTTGAGCATTTTCATGAAGGGAATATGACAAATAAATCAACAGGTATTCAAACGAAAGTGCCTGGCGTTTTCGTTGAAATTTCTCCAGAGCTTGCAAAAGAACGTGGAGTGAAAACAGGTTCATTAGTTCGTCTTGTTTCTCCATTTGGAGCATTAAAATTACGTGCACTTGTAACAGACCGTGTAAAAGCGAATGAGTTATATTTACCGATGAACTCTACAGATAATGAAACAGCAATTAATTTCTTAACAGGTCCTGCAGTTGATGCGCGTACAAATACACCTGCTTATAAACAGACGAAAGTGCGTATGGAAGTGCTAGAAGTTGATGGCGAAAACCCGATGCCAAAAGCGAACCCGCGCAATAAAAAACGTCATCCTCAAGCTGGTATTGAGGTACATCGTAAGTGGGCACGTCCAGGCTATGTGCATTTAACGGATAAGTAG
- a CDS encoding spore germination protein has product MGSFNKWIRGEKSFSAQEQADHTLNKPISSSLSLNLKHLSKLFSGIPELITRTFPLKNGQEAALIYMEGLVDKTVINIDILRPLLFKEWNEVDFWESSVTIGNIKKVQQWADIEQSLLHGKSILFINGQLTALELDTQSAPKRSIEEPTTETSIKSSHEGFNEVASDSLALIRRYIPNRELKVKEFTVGERATSKVFLLYLADIANEDVVQEMACRIESIKVDAIITTGELEGFVEDNSYTLFPQLSITERPDTTAHHILDGRIAVVVDRSPGVLIGPMTFSDFFQTIDDYSFRPMIPSFIRLLRFTGLFIAIFAPALYIAMISFHYEVIPLKLLLTIGESRAKIPFPPILEALLMELVLEMLREAAVRLPGPVGQTIGVVGGIVIGQAAVQAGIVSNVMVIVVSITAVASFIIPNMEMSAGIRLLRFPMMISASLFGVIGIMVGMAIIIIHILSMESLGVPYGSPFSPLFTSDLKDTLVRLPWKIMKKRPLSLNLKQENRQRNVEETEENK; this is encoded by the coding sequence ATGGGGTCTTTTAACAAATGGATACGTGGTGAAAAATCTTTTTCTGCACAAGAGCAAGCTGATCATACATTAAATAAACCTATTTCTTCTTCTCTTTCCCTTAATCTAAAGCATTTGTCCAAATTGTTTAGCGGTATTCCAGAATTAATTACACGCACTTTTCCGTTAAAAAACGGACAAGAAGCTGCACTTATATATATGGAAGGACTTGTAGATAAAACTGTTATTAACATTGATATTCTTCGCCCCCTCCTATTTAAAGAGTGGAATGAGGTCGATTTTTGGGAATCCTCCGTTACAATCGGGAATATAAAGAAAGTTCAGCAGTGGGCAGACATTGAACAGTCCCTTTTACACGGTAAAAGCATTTTATTCATAAATGGACAACTTACGGCATTAGAACTAGATACGCAATCGGCGCCAAAAAGAAGTATTGAAGAACCTACAACAGAAACTTCCATAAAAAGCTCACACGAAGGATTTAATGAGGTAGCGAGCGACAGTCTTGCACTTATTCGTAGATATATTCCAAATCGCGAATTGAAAGTGAAGGAATTCACTGTTGGTGAAAGAGCTACTTCAAAGGTTTTTTTGCTGTATCTAGCAGATATTGCAAACGAAGATGTCGTACAAGAAATGGCATGCCGCATCGAATCAATAAAAGTGGACGCCATTATTACTACCGGAGAATTAGAAGGGTTTGTTGAAGATAATTCCTATACTCTCTTTCCTCAATTATCCATCACTGAACGCCCTGACACAACGGCCCATCACATTCTAGATGGGCGAATCGCTGTTGTTGTAGATCGCTCACCAGGCGTATTAATTGGCCCTATGACCTTTTCAGATTTTTTTCAGACGATAGATGATTACAGCTTCAGGCCAATGATTCCATCTTTTATACGACTCCTTCGTTTCACCGGGTTATTTATTGCAATTTTTGCTCCTGCTCTTTATATTGCTATGATTTCTTTTCATTATGAAGTCATTCCACTGAAGTTATTATTAACAATTGGAGAGTCTCGAGCTAAAATTCCGTTTCCCCCTATACTAGAAGCATTGTTAATGGAATTAGTACTTGAAATGCTTCGTGAAGCTGCTGTTCGGCTTCCTGGTCCCGTCGGACAAACAATCGGTGTTGTAGGAGGTATTGTAATTGGACAAGCTGCGGTTCAAGCAGGAATTGTCAGTAACGTTATGGTTATCGTCGTATCGATTACCGCGGTCGCTTCTTTCATTATTCCTAACATGGAAATGTCTGCAGGAATTCGGCTTCTTCGATTCCCAATGATGATAAGTGCCTCTTTATTTGGCGTCATTGGAATTATGGTTGGGATGGCAATCATTATCATTCATATACTGTCCATGGAATCTCTCGGTGTTCCTTATGGTAGTCCTTTTTCTCCCTTATTTACTTCGGATTTAAAAGATACCCTTGTACGTTTACCGTGGAAAATTATGAAGAAACGCCCACTATCCCTTAACTTAAAACAAGAAAATCGACAACGCAATGTAGAAGAAACGGAGGAAAACAAGTGA
- a CDS encoding endospore germination permease: MTKRAKREITLFQYILTISGVQVGFGLLTLPREVAEGANTDGWISVIIGCAITILVSLCIVHIMSKHPGYTLLDVLIRYLGKWLGKGMMVLWILYAVLAAVSLIFSLLYIVHIWILPRSPMFLIMILLSIPMIMLACKGVLIISRYAVFTLFFTIWMPLLLFIPLKDGHWIYLLPLLKEGWLPVLNTVKSTIIAFLGFEFAFVLYPYLSNKSSAKKGIVLANLITLFIYLQVTFVSFVYFSPDGITKFLWPTLSLITPFHFSFLERFEIIFLSFYLFIIFDSCIPYIFTASDGINQLLNKQGSSLPIWLLLFGCIFVLLFYTPSSYQINALRDFWGTASYFIVFLFPVVFLSYITFYQYWKRRNI; encoded by the coding sequence GTGACGAAGCGTGCAAAGAGGGAGATTACTTTATTTCAATACATTCTCACTATTAGTGGTGTTCAAGTCGGATTCGGTTTACTTACACTTCCGCGTGAAGTTGCAGAAGGAGCCAATACTGATGGTTGGATATCAGTTATTATTGGATGTGCTATAACTATCTTAGTTAGCCTTTGCATTGTACATATCATGTCAAAACACCCTGGCTATACTTTACTTGATGTGTTAATACGTTACCTTGGAAAATGGCTAGGAAAAGGAATGATGGTTCTTTGGATTTTATATGCTGTTCTTGCTGCTGTTTCCTTAATATTCTCCCTCTTATACATCGTTCATATTTGGATTTTACCTAGATCTCCTATGTTTTTAATTATGATTTTGCTATCCATCCCAATGATTATGTTGGCGTGCAAAGGCGTACTCATTATAAGTCGGTATGCCGTTTTCACTCTTTTTTTTACAATTTGGATGCCATTATTATTATTTATTCCACTTAAAGATGGCCATTGGATATACCTTCTTCCTCTTCTGAAAGAGGGGTGGTTACCCGTTTTAAATACAGTAAAATCAACTATCATTGCGTTTCTTGGATTTGAGTTTGCATTTGTCCTTTATCCTTATCTTAGTAACAAATCATCTGCAAAAAAAGGCATTGTTCTTGCGAATTTAATTACACTATTTATTTATCTTCAAGTTACGTTCGTTTCTTTTGTTTATTTTAGCCCAGATGGCATTACGAAGTTTTTATGGCCTACTCTGTCTCTCATTACACCATTTCATTTTTCATTCTTAGAGCGATTTGAAATTATATTTTTATCTTTTTATCTCTTCATTATTTTTGATTCTTGCATTCCTTATATTTTCACTGCTTCAGATGGAATCAATCAATTACTTAACAAACAAGGCAGTTCATTACCTATTTGGCTTTTATTATTCGGGTGTATTTTCGTTCTACTTTTTTATACCCCTTCTTCTTATCAAATCAATGCTTTACGGGATTTCTGGGGAACTGCCAGTTATTTTATCGTTTTTCTATTCCCGGTCGTATTCCTCTCATACATTACATTTTATCAGTATTGGAAAAGGAGAAACATTTAA
- a CDS encoding Ger(x)C family spore germination protein, translating to MKRFIHFTILCFLTIFLTGCGDRLDLEKQSISLVYGFDKENKEMLKVYQIIPVFNKDVEKKYETHETKVHTPREAKAMFNSSSSGLVSTEKLQIVLLSNTFLKQEGAMPYLDVWYRDPKNTGNMRIVAVQGPVSSIIYNNFKDKPDLPEHLTELINTNKLYNRTVYTTFHEFHRQTFNKGITPAISEIKKDKKEITVTGSALLTSRGIYKMSLNRYESALLLMLQEKANTPVSLTMHIPSAPVKNNNRLKDTKEKDFITINVLSINRYINTGYNDNHFKFSVGMNLNVSISEITFNMDIDKDRKKLTSLITKQLNKDLNDLIHNIQKQQLDPFGFGDYARAFQYKEWKTVEDDWPSAFSKANVKVTSTIKILENGIIK from the coding sequence ATGAAACGATTTATTCATTTCACTATACTTTGTTTCCTCACAATCTTTTTGACTGGCTGCGGAGATCGACTCGATCTCGAAAAACAATCCATCTCATTAGTTTACGGTTTTGATAAAGAAAATAAAGAAATGCTGAAAGTGTACCAAATAATACCTGTTTTTAACAAGGACGTCGAGAAAAAGTACGAAACACATGAAACAAAAGTACATACACCTAGAGAAGCAAAGGCGATGTTTAATAGTTCCAGTAGTGGTTTAGTATCTACTGAAAAATTACAAATCGTCTTATTAAGCAATACGTTTTTGAAACAAGAAGGGGCCATGCCCTATCTTGATGTTTGGTATCGAGATCCGAAAAACACTGGTAATATGCGTATTGTAGCAGTACAAGGACCAGTTTCTTCTATAATCTATAATAACTTTAAAGATAAACCGGATCTCCCTGAACATTTGACTGAATTAATTAATACAAACAAATTATACAATCGGACAGTTTATACAACATTCCATGAATTCCATAGACAAACTTTTAATAAAGGGATAACACCAGCAATTTCAGAAATAAAGAAAGACAAGAAAGAAATTACTGTTACTGGATCCGCACTTTTAACTTCTCGTGGAATTTATAAGATGTCCTTAAATCGATATGAAAGCGCCCTTCTTCTTATGTTACAAGAAAAAGCTAATACACCGGTCTCTCTTACAATGCATATTCCTTCTGCTCCAGTTAAAAATAATAACCGTCTAAAAGATACAAAGGAAAAAGATTTTATAACGATTAATGTCCTTAGCATAAATCGTTATATTAATACAGGCTATAATGACAACCATTTTAAGTTCAGCGTTGGAATGAATTTGAATGTGTCCATATCTGAGATTACATTCAACATGGATATAGACAAAGATAGAAAGAAATTAACTTCTCTTATTACAAAACAACTAAACAAAGATTTAAACGATTTAATCCACAACATTCAAAAACAGCAACTTGATCCATTCGGATTTGGTGATTATGCGAGAGCATTTCAATATAAAGAATGGAAAACTGTCGAAGATGATTGGCCAAGTGCCTTTTCAAAAGCTAATGTGAAAGTAACTTCTACTATTAAAATTTTAGAAAACGGAATCATTAAATAA
- a CDS encoding tubulin-like doman-containing protein, which yields MTLQVPTILIGLGGIGSTVTHQIYERLPEERRKKVAMHVFDTDVNTLSKFDHIRKFKTQTSSSKTPREYIAGDPTIPEWFPMDPTILDKPLTEGAGQLRVISRLALLAAMKEDKLTSFWQEIEKIFPVTSDQTEYGVRVIIVTSLAGGTGSGMFLQIALYLREMLRKKLQHHNILIRGAFLMPDVLVKTRTVSAKEFETVQANGYASLKELHAITLGSTGELSKRGGVTIELEYRPDQVDEDGRTNHTIKQHHLPYNYCFLYDYENLHGHHLHNLSDYMEQMANTIYLQLFSPMSANHFAQEDNQIQQLAESSGKGRYCGAGTAKIIYPYEHVLKYCALKWAVQGLDESWLHLDQLFQEKKQRYDQDVKRGMQREKPERGKSYLEDLEHLATRPEQAHIFYRQMYNETREGAEGGKVGVAKSKLFLEAVESYVQRTVQKDEELNRLQHECKISAAKLKMMEQMKGEVARVDHAVRLYAYAIPSRVHEHVTTLLYDMIESDRFSPSGSEGQSYQLNTWFLKKTDPVHPVSARFMLYEIRKQLVEKMNRLHENNEQKRNLIQNYDKKFNVSNIDGTVTAVRRVEIAQQQGWFGKMMNNQQRLFKKEFEDIVTQYVHKLNEYRKEMLLELVYQSLYQAVNKMIQYWERFFDNLHETRENLLFEIQKRSKEFEGKTNPTNVYVLAEEKLQEKIWQDMQQHLNLGVLPKDISAEIYMSLYGEYCRDAKTEEIQSKKVEDFYREHILSYCYDELQIRYRDKLELNIVEALRKEADYKKRDRDEYVREKIEDLFHLASPFVPKVSHHRELQYWGIHPSLKKELQEELIQEMFKEKDTVHEAFSPFEVICYRAHYGLSLQDFPKLSSGHIANGFMNDKGDYFQSYYRRVNKLNSKKSSLTPHLDKYWHLPAFMPDLNATQTKLDYDKCNRALLYAYMYRWISLVAVDGQFVYQYNGVGRSFLIQSMGKNISSESYKLHRALLHNPFIYENILSRFEEEQEKAMIQGGHLYTHPFVLGAQDIRWLRKEHVHNILDMILMYDREAKYDPTLEETSDELLRLFLDEIELYFQNYYGTGADMVAKKEKEMFIKQLWDRSYAKGYVDPNSAPYKKWQNLLSVHDEEETPKTNV from the coding sequence ATGACGTTACAAGTTCCAACGATATTAATTGGTTTAGGTGGAATCGGTAGTACTGTGACACATCAAATATATGAAAGGCTACCTGAGGAGCGCCGAAAAAAGGTAGCAATGCACGTATTTGATACAGATGTGAATACATTGAGTAAATTTGATCATATTCGAAAGTTTAAGACGCAAACGAGTTCTAGTAAAACGCCAAGAGAGTATATTGCGGGAGATCCAACGATTCCAGAGTGGTTTCCGATGGACCCGACTATACTTGATAAACCACTGACAGAAGGGGCAGGACAGTTACGCGTCATTTCCCGTTTAGCGTTACTTGCTGCGATGAAAGAAGATAAATTGACATCCTTTTGGCAAGAAATTGAGAAGATTTTTCCAGTTACAAGTGATCAAACGGAGTATGGAGTACGTGTCATTATCGTAACGTCACTAGCGGGCGGAACAGGTTCAGGGATGTTTCTGCAAATTGCATTATATTTACGTGAAATGCTTCGGAAAAAACTGCAGCATCACAACATTTTAATACGCGGTGCGTTTCTAATGCCGGATGTGTTAGTTAAGACGAGAACGGTTAGTGCGAAAGAGTTTGAAACGGTGCAAGCAAACGGCTATGCATCGTTAAAAGAATTACATGCCATTACGCTTGGCTCTACCGGAGAACTATCCAAACGCGGTGGCGTCACGATTGAATTAGAGTATCGTCCTGATCAAGTAGATGAAGACGGAAGAACGAATCATACGATTAAACAACATCATTTACCGTACAATTATTGTTTCCTATACGATTACGAAAATCTACATGGACACCATCTGCACAATTTATCAGATTATATGGAGCAAATGGCAAATACGATTTATTTACAGTTATTTAGTCCGATGTCTGCCAATCATTTTGCACAGGAAGATAATCAAATTCAGCAATTAGCAGAATCGAGCGGGAAAGGACGATATTGCGGGGCAGGAACGGCAAAGATTATTTATCCGTATGAGCACGTGTTAAAATATTGTGCTTTAAAATGGGCTGTGCAAGGTTTAGATGAATCTTGGCTTCATTTAGATCAACTGTTTCAAGAGAAGAAGCAAAGATATGACCAAGACGTAAAACGAGGGATGCAACGTGAAAAGCCAGAGCGCGGGAAAAGTTATTTAGAAGACTTAGAACATCTTGCTACTCGTCCAGAACAGGCTCATATTTTCTATAGACAAATGTACAATGAAACACGTGAAGGAGCAGAGGGCGGTAAAGTTGGTGTGGCGAAATCTAAACTGTTTTTAGAAGCTGTAGAAAGTTATGTACAGCGTACGGTGCAAAAAGATGAGGAATTAAACCGTCTGCAGCACGAGTGTAAAATTTCGGCTGCGAAGCTGAAAATGATGGAGCAAATGAAAGGTGAAGTAGCAAGAGTGGATCATGCGGTTCGTTTATATGCGTATGCGATTCCGAGCCGCGTACATGAACATGTAACGACACTTTTATATGACATGATTGAATCAGACCGTTTTTCACCAAGTGGTTCTGAAGGGCAGTCATATCAACTAAATACATGGTTTTTAAAGAAAACAGATCCTGTTCATCCGGTATCAGCTCGTTTTATGTTGTATGAAATTCGAAAGCAGTTAGTAGAGAAAATGAATCGTTTGCATGAAAATAATGAACAAAAGCGCAATTTAATTCAAAACTACGATAAGAAATTTAATGTAAGTAATATTGATGGGACGGTAACAGCTGTTCGCCGAGTAGAAATTGCGCAGCAACAAGGCTGGTTTGGAAAAATGATGAATAATCAGCAGCGTTTGTTTAAAAAAGAATTTGAAGATATTGTAACGCAGTACGTACACAAATTAAACGAGTATCGTAAAGAAATGCTATTAGAACTCGTTTATCAATCACTATATCAAGCAGTTAATAAGATGATTCAATATTGGGAAAGGTTTTTTGATAATTTACACGAAACACGTGAAAATTTATTGTTCGAAATTCAAAAACGAAGCAAGGAATTTGAAGGAAAAACAAACCCGACGAATGTATATGTATTAGCTGAAGAGAAGTTACAAGAAAAGATATGGCAAGATATGCAGCAACATTTAAATTTAGGTGTATTACCGAAAGATATTTCTGCAGAAATTTATATGAGTTTATACGGGGAATATTGCCGGGATGCGAAAACAGAAGAGATTCAATCGAAAAAGGTAGAGGACTTTTATCGTGAGCACATACTAAGTTATTGCTACGATGAATTACAAATACGCTATCGCGATAAATTAGAACTGAATATCGTTGAGGCGTTACGAAAAGAAGCGGATTATAAGAAACGTGATCGTGATGAATACGTCCGTGAAAAAATTGAAGACTTGTTCCATTTAGCTAGTCCATTTGTGCCGAAAGTTTCCCATCACAGAGAATTACAATATTGGGGTATACATCCATCTTTAAAGAAAGAACTACAAGAGGAATTAATACAAGAAATGTTTAAAGAAAAAGATACAGTACATGAAGCTTTTTCGCCATTTGAAGTCATTTGTTATCGTGCGCATTACGGTTTATCGTTGCAAGACTTCCCTAAGCTTTCGTCTGGACACATTGCAAATGGATTTATGAATGATAAAGGTGATTATTTTCAGTCATACTATCGCCGTGTGAATAAACTAAATAGTAAAAAATCTAGTTTAACGCCGCATTTAGATAAGTATTGGCACTTACCAGCATTCATGCCAGACTTAAATGCAACGCAAACGAAGTTGGATTACGATAAATGTAATCGAGCTCTTCTATACGCGTATATGTATCGCTGGATTAGTTTAGTTGCTGTTGATGGTCAGTTCGTGTATCAATATAACGGTGTTGGGCGTAGCTTCTTAATTCAGTCGATGGGAAAAAATATTTCAAGTGAAAGTTACAAATTACACAGAGCGTTGCTTCATAATCCGTTTATTTATGAAAACATCTTGTCCAGATTTGAAGAAGAACAAGAAAAAGCTATGATACAGGGCGGACATTTATATACACATCCGTTCGTATTAGGAGCTCAAGATATTAGATGGCTTCGTAAAGAGCATGTCCATAATATTTTAGATATGATTTTAATGTATGACCGTGAAGCGAAATATGACCCAACGCTAGAAGAAACTTCTGATGAATTATTAAGGCTATTCCTTGATGAAATTGAGTTGTATTTCCAAAACTATTACGGTACAGGTGCCGATATGGTTGCAAAGAAAGAGAAAGAAATGTTTATTAAACAATTGTGGGATCGCTCGTATGCGAAAGGTTATGTAGATCCAAATAGTGCTCCTTATAAAAAGTGGCAAAATTTATTAAGCGTTCATGATGAAGAGGAAACGCCAAAAACGAATGTTTAA